Proteins encoded within one genomic window of Lampris incognitus isolate fLamInc1 chromosome 19, fLamInc1.hap2, whole genome shotgun sequence:
- the si:dkeyp-28d2.4 gene encoding sialoadhesin — protein MVVSPNWHLAGLTISPCWMSRSKRIGGASDVCDRAGLNIITPQTMVGLEGSCLQIPCTFVVRKDEEQNFNVNKDIFAVWLKGKTTFGPNPEIVVFNSSGSNNLFPMELIGDLKRKNCSTNFSELIKAYADKYFFRCENSPFMAMAVCNPVDVKIIESPPSPTIDIPDERKEGRMVTINCSAIAPCPEQYPTLTWSPPWHAETQLEKNEDQTYTARSHLNVTLSHEYDGLNIGCSAIYNVKNVHKTANSSFTLNVSYTPKNTSAHISPVSGVVSVGSWVNMTCSSKANPPVTRFTWFKGRAPSSMTVHQGDFYSFNVTDERDAGVYFCMAENELGCANSSEIRLEIKGLGTSENIYMPVVIGVAAGVGFLVQVVEKLPDKPAQEIHYGEIDFKMRSQPSDLGKVNEAEQDTEYAEVNVPRQAKRPHLELFAGKFLTR, from the exons ATggttgtcagcccaaactggcacttggctggattgacgatcagcccgtGCTGGATGAGCCGCTCGAAAAGAATcggag GTGCTTCGGACGTGTGTGACAGGGCGGGCTTAAATATCATAACACCGCAGACGATGGTGGGACTGGAGGGCTCCTGTTTGCAAATCCCATGTACGTTTGTAGTACGTAAAGATGAAGAACAAAACTTTAACGTGAATAAAGACATTTTTGCTGTGTGGCTTAAGGGTAAAACGACTTTCGGCCCAAATCCAGAAATTGTGGTTTTCAACAGTAGTGGGAGCAATAACCTATTTCCAATGGAGCTAATTGGAGACCTGAAGAGGAAAAACTGCAGCACCAACTTCTCAGAGCTGATCAAAGCGTATGCAGACAAATACTTCTTCAGATGTGAGAATAGCCCTTTTATGGCAATGGCTGTTTGTAATCCTGTTGACGTAAAGATCATCG AATCACCCCCAAGCCCCACCATTGATATCCCTGACGAGCGTAAGGAAGGACGCATGGTAACCATCAACTGCTCAGCCATCGCCCCCTGTCCCGAGCAATATCCGACCCTGACATGGAGTCCTCCATGGCATGCTGAGACTCAGTTAGAGAAAAACGAAGACCAAACCTACACGGCTAGATCACATCTGAACGTTACTCTGTCACACGAGTATGATGGACTCAACATCGGTTGTTCTGCCATCTACAACGTGAAAAATGTACACAAGACGGCGAACAGCTCCTTCACCCTCAACGTGTCAT ACACCCCCAAGAACACCTCAGCCCACATCAGTCCTGTTTCAGGTGTGGTGTCGGTCGGTAGCTGGGTGAACATGACCTGCTCCAGCAAAGCCAACCCTCCCGTCACACGCTTCACGTGGTTCAAGGGTCGCGCGCCCAGCAGCATGACTGTACACCAGGGAGACTTCTACAGCTTCAATGTGACCGATGAAAGGGATGCTGGCGTTTATTTCTGCATGGCTGAGAATGAACTTGGCTGCGCGAATTCATCAGAGATCCGCCTGGAGATTAAAG GGCTTGGTACATCTGAGAATATTTACATGCCCGTTGTCATTGGAGTGGCCGCTGGAGTTGGCTTCCTC GTCCAAGTGGTTGAGAAACTGCCAGACAAACCAGCACAAGAAATCCACTATGGAGAGATTGACTTCAAGATGAGATCCCAGCCCTCGGACTTGGGGAAAGTCAATGAAGCTGAACAGGACACAGAGTACGCAGAGGTCAATGTGCCACGGCAAGCAAAACGCCCACAT CTTGAGCTCTTTGCAGGAAAGTTTTTGACTCGATAA